CacttaagaaagaaggaaactggGAGGAAAAACAAATTGGCCCAGAGAAGGTGCTTCTGTCCCCGTCTCCCATCTTTATTCAGCCAGTGTGCCCACGTAGGAAGTGCCCGGATTCCCAAAGTGCAGCTTCCAGAGAGTTTAAGGCAGAAGGGGCCATGTTTTAGCTGCCATGCAGACAAAACATCAAATATCATTGAGCCTCACAAAGGgaaatttgtctttttctctttagagactttatttatttgaaagtctagcagagagaggtgggggggagggagatcCTTCATTTGCTGTTTAAcactacaaatggccacaatgaccagtactgggccagaccaaagccaggagccaggagcttcttctgggtctcccacgtgggtgcaggggcccaggtactggccgttctctactgctttcccagcccattagcagggagccggactgggggtgcccatatgagatgctggcacctgcGGCACCACACTGTCAGCCACGGAACATTGGCTCTTGAGTCTGTGCCAACCCTTCTGCTCACAGCACGGAGAGAATCTCTGTGAATTTACTCACAGAACAACTTTCATACTCTCAGCTGTGGCTCGCCCGAGTGGCAAACAGGACCCTCAGATTTGTATGCGGGTGGTATTTGGGGCGGTGCCTTTGGAAGCTAACACGGGTTAGATGGGTGGCATTGGTGGCTTTCTATGGAGAGGAACTGAGACCTGAACTTCCTGGCTCGGGCCCTGTGTTGCGCTCtaggagctgtggcatagcaagcaggCTGTCCTGGAGGTTGGCACCTGGATACGGGACTTCCCAGCCCCCCGCACCCTGAGCTAACCAAACCTGTATCATTCAGACACCGCCCTGTCTCAGGCGTTTCATTGACACATCCCTTAGTGGTGCCACTCCCTTTCATCGAAGACCAAGCACACGTCATTCTGAGCCTGCACGCCGTGGGGTCTAAGGACAATGggaaattgcctttttttttttttttttttttttttagagatttatttatttgagaggttgagttacagacagagagaggaagagaaagaaaggttttccatcctctggttcactccccaaatggtctcaaaggCCCAGAGTGGGGCtgatcgggagccaggagccaggagcttcctctgggtctcccatgcgggtgcaggggcccaagcacttgggccatcttccactgcactcccagggaagaagcagggagctggatgcgaagaagagcagccgggacttgaactggcgcccacatgggaagctggtgccacaggcagaggcttagcctactaggccacaccGCTGGCTCCATGCTGTTTGTTCATTAGAAACACCCACTCGCCTCCCCTTTGTGCGAGAGGTGGCGGTGGCGATCTTCCATTTCTTAGAATTTCCTTTtctaagaaatataagaaaaaactgAGCTTGTTCACAAAAACTTTGTAAAAAATGTACAGGCAGTATGGCACTATGGCAAAAACACGAGAGGGGGCGACTCCCACTCCTGAGTTGAGAAACACGGTCTTAGACAGAGCTCCCGCGGAGCTCAACATGGCCCGCCAGCACGCCTGGGTGCCCTGCAGAGCGTCACCACTCAGACTGTAATCTCCCCCTGTGAAAGGGAGGAAAGGTAGAGCCGAGCCCACCTCCCAGGGCTGTGGTGGGGGCTTCAGCCTGAGGACTCTGCAGGGTCAgtgctgggaggggaggaggagacgAGGAGGTAAAACCCCGGCATTTGAAGTGAATacattttaggggccggtgctgcggcacagcgggtaaagccgccacctgcagtgccagttcaagtcccagctgctccacttccgatccagctctctgctatggcctgggaaagcagttgaaggtgacccaagcccttgggcccctgcacctgcctgggagacctggaagaagctcctggttcccggcttcggatcagcacagctccagttgttgctgacaattggggagtgaaccagtggatggaagacaccccccccccccgcctctctctctctccctctttccctctccttctctctctgtgtaactctggctttcaagtaaaataaataaatttttaaaaaataaagaaataaatacattttaaaaggggGAGCATCGTGTAAGAAACTAATCCCCAGTGAGGCTCTGTGTAGCCGGGCTTCTCTCTGTCAGTCCCACCTTCCAGGAAGGGCTGTCCACGCCTTCCCTTCCACGCACGCCTGGGGTCGGGTACTTGGGTGGAACAGGGAAGGGAATGGTTGGACCACCAAGGGAGGAGGCACCCTGCCCCACATCCCTGCAGGGGGCTGCAGCCAGTGCCACTGGTCTCAGCCTGCAAGTGACAGGGCTCAGAGGGGCCAGGGAAGAAGGGACGCCCAGCCAGTGGGCCCAGAGGTGAGCAGGACcaaagaggcagaggccagaCTGCCCGAGGACAGCTGGGTCCACTGGTGGCTTGCTGGGATGTCTGCCCATGGAGGTGTGGCTGAGGGCGATCTTGTTCTTGTCTCACGTGGAAGGATTGTTCCCACGCTGACAAGTCACTCAGGAAAGCAAGATTGATTGACTAAGAAACCTCCCAGCTCAGCGGACAGGAGGGGCTGCCAAGGGAGGAGTTGCCCAGGAAGCTGTCAGAGCTGGCTGTTTTATACACATGTGGCCCTCTAATCGGCCCCTTTCTGAAAAGTACAGATTTAACCAATCCAAGAGAGAGGcagaataacaaccaatcaggGGGCAAGGATAACTACCAATCAGGGAACGCAAAGTGCATGCTAATGAGGCACACCGTGCGACCAATCAGGGACCTGACATTGAAGTGGCCCATTTTGCATAGAAGTGTGCAGAGCCTGAATGTGTCTACAGACTCAGCTTCTGAAGACGACACGGGGGTCCCCGTCTGCCTCGCGCTTCCCTCAAGGCGCCTACACAGTCACatcctgtcttcctttctctcctttcccggGATCCCTGCACCCCTAGCAGAGGCGCCCCCCACAGCACCGCTTTCCCCAGCCTCCACTGCCAACTGCGGGCACACACCTGGCCTTGGTTCCTGGTGTGGGCCTGAGCGGGGAGAGCCGCCACTCTGAGCTCCCTCTTCCCACCCTGCGGAAGGAGGCCAGGCGACAGGACCTGGGGGCACCAGGACCCCGCTCCAGGTGGCCGTGGGGCTGCAGCGCCTCTCTGAGCGACCTCTGTCCCGCGCGGACAGCGGTAAGGAGGCCGGCGGTCTCCCAGTGTAGGATGACTGCGCGCGCTGGCGAGGTCCAGGAAATCGAGGGCGCGCGGCCGAGCTGCTCCCTGACTCCCGGCTGGGCGCGGGGCGTGGGGCACAGCCGGTGCAGGGTGTTTGTCGTTGGGGCTGGCGCTTACACACTTGGGCCCCGGGCGCGGGGGCGGGACTGCCTGTGCCGGAGGTTGCCCCCAGCGCACGGCGTTTGCGCGCGCTGCCCGCTTCCCGGCCGCCAAGCCAGGTCCCGCACGGACCGGTGCCAGGACTCCGGCTCGTTCGCGTGCGGCGGCTGGCTGTGGCGCCACGGCATCGCCGCCGCCGAGCTCACCCACTGCACCGTCGCGGCCATGGGCGAGCGGAGCGAGGAGCGCCTGCGGCGCGTGCGGGCTGCGGTGGCGCGGCCCAGGGCAAGGTGCGCGCCCGCTTCCGCTAGTGCAGCGACAGGTGCGAGATGCGGGGTCTAGGCGGGCTGTGAGGGCCTGGACATGGGAGGCACGCGGGGACCTGAACCCGCTGCTGTACAAGGCCCAGGGCGTGTGCAGTGCGGCTGCGCTCTTCTCGCTCGCGGTCAGCCTGCACGACAGGAGTGTGCGCGCTGTGGCATCCGTGGGAGTGGCCGCGGGGACCCGGGGCGCGCGCACACGTGTGGCCGGCGCCGAGGGGGAGGGAAGCACGCAGCAGGTGTCGCCCCTGTTCCATAGAGCTGCGTAAACTGCAAtttcccaggcctgggccccaAAATCCAGGTTCCAGCTACAGGCTAAGGCTTTTTGAGTCTGGGCCGGCAGGCAAGGAAGGGGCTTTGAGCTCCTTCTCTGGACTGAGGGCGTGGCTGGGGTCTGCGCACTCCTGGGGTTGGGACAATGGTGCCTGGCCAGTCCACGCTCCAGGCATCTGGGTGGGGATCCAGTCTGTTGGGGtgacccctgctggcccccgTCTCCCTCCTCAGATTGACCAGGACGGGCTCACCCTGCCGGAGAGGACCCTGTACCTGGCTCAGGATGAGGAGAGTGAGAaggtggggcctgggctggggtgcagggagggcctgggccccGGGGGGCGGGGTCCCCAGGCTGAGCAGCGCCCCGCCCTGGTGCAGGTCCTGGCAGCCTACAGGCTGTTCATGGAGCGCCTGCTCCGCCTGCTGGGAGCAGACCAAGTGGAGCGGAAGGCCCAGGAGATCCTGCAGCTGGAGCAGCGCTTGGCCAACGTGAGAGGGGGCTGGGCCtcccgggctgggggaggggctcagggcgTGGCTGGTGAGCTGTACGACCCTCCCCTAGATCACCGTGTCCGAGTATGACGACCTGCGCAGAGACGTCAGCTCTGTGTACAACAAGGTAACCCTGGGCCAGCTGCCGGAGGCCCCCTGCCCCCGTGAGTGTGACCAGGcctggagggcaggcaggctGAGGTGGGCACTTGGGCTGTGTGGCGAGCATTTGGTTTCCCTGGCCACCAGTGTGTAGGGGTCACcagggggagggaggccaggggagCACTGGACACCCAGGGTCAGCCTCTCCCTGCTTGGAATGACTTCTTAGGCCTTGTGTGTGGGTGTTGGGACCCCACGGTGCGCGGGCAGTCCCGACCACATCTGTGTGCACACCTGCTGTGTTGTCTGGCCCGTGTCCCACATAGTTACCTGGGGTGGCGGGTGGTGGTCATCCTGAGCCGCACCTGTCCCTGCATTGTGTGAGCTGCTGCCCGAGCTGGaccaggagggggagggcagggacagccccaggccagctggttcggcctgggccaggtcaGCTGCCACATGGGTAAGCTGTGCCCTTTGCCCTTGGGCACTTCCCAGCACCCAGCGGAGCCCAGGTGAGGTGGGCTGGGTGAAGGGACGGGGAGCAGGTGCCCAATGGGTGTGGAGCCCTCACATCATCTCTGTCCAAGATGGGGACCCCACCCACTCCCCCTGCAGGAGGGGGCCCCGGTCTCGGCTTAGAGCTGAGTCTTCTCTGAGGCCCCAGGCTGCCCCTCAGCAtgtctcctcctccaggaagcccacctGGTGTGTGAAGGCTCTGTCCACCCTTCCTGGATGAGCTCAGAGGCAGGGACTAGGGATGTAGGGGATGGTGCTGGCTGTGGGGGCTTCCCTTGCTGACCGGGAGCTGACGGCCTGGTGCGGGGCCCCCCTCCCTTCAAGCCGGGCCTTGGCACTGCTGTTCTTCCCGTCTCCTCTCAACTGAGGACCCCAGCCGCCCCGTGACCCACACCAGCGAGGGTGTTCCTTCTAGGAGGTAGTCCTGGTGCTGGATTGTACCTGGGTTTATTTTCTTGCTGCTCTGTGTCTCCGAGGAGAGTGGGGGCCCCAGTGGGCAGGGAACCTTCTGTCTCAGAAACCCATGCCAGagccctgcaggcctggggaggggccatgggctgctctgggcaccaccctgcacctgcagcttCCTGGGTTTGCCCTGGACGCCCTGGCCTGGATGGCCATTTCTGGGCAGGTAAGAACAGGACTGGGTTGCACTATGTTGTATGAGAGGGTGGAGTGTGTGGTTTGAACCTGCTTGTTTCTTAGGGGGTACCCAGCTATGAGTACAATCCCAGGTGACTGAGGTGGGAGAggcccacagctgccctgggggTGTCATGGCCTAAGGCTGCAGGGTACCCCACAGTTCTGCCCATTGAGTGGCAGCAGGGCAATGAGGGGAGGAACCTCTTAGAGAAACTGAGTTAGCACCCAGAGTGAAGGGGCGCGGGTAGCATCCATGGGTGGTGGAGCTGAGGGGTCAGCCTTGGGGGTGGAAGGAAGGGGACTGGGGATTTTCAGATCTGGATCCGGGAAACACTACACAGGATCGGGACGAGGAGCTCACGCTGGGGATCCTGTGTGGGAGCCAAGCTAGGGGTGGGGAAGACCTCATGTTGGAGGTGCAGGGAACATGGGGTGGGGGTCCAAGAGCTCCACACTGGGCGGATCAGGGCGCAGCAACGGCCCCCAGCGACCGCAGCAGGGTCTTGTCCAGCAGCGGCAGTGAGGGTCCCGTGGTCGACTCCGGGCACTCGGCGTTGGTGCTGCTGTCAGGGGGCAGCAGGCCGCAGTCGGTGTAGGGCTCCAGGCAGGCGGCGAAGGCCATGACGTGCGCGACGTAGCTCTGCTCCTGCACGCCGTGTACCAGGTGCGCCTGCGGCCCGCGCGCAAACACAGCCACGTCCTCGCCGCCATGGGTCTCGGACGACAGGGGCACGGCTGCCTGCTGCCGGTACCCGGGGTCCTCTGCGGGAGGGCGGTGGTCACAGGGCGGCCTCCCCTTCCTGTGGTCAGCtcgccccagccccccagccaggcccccggCGGCACTCACTGCTCTCATCCTCAGTGACATCGGGCCGTATACCATTGCTGATAGCGTAGCCTGGGCCATTGCCATACAGGATGGAGGTGTAGTTCTTGCCGTCCTGGGCCTTGtctggggccagccctgcagggggaggggtggacaCTTGCGGTCGCGCTGACCAGTGTCAGGCCGGGTCCTGGGTGCCACGCGCCCGCACCTGTTGCCTCTGCCCTGGCTGAACGCTCACGAGGACCCTGAGCACCGGTGCTCTTAAGGCGCCCGTTAGACTGGTGGGGGAGTGGGGCGGGGACCGTCCACCCCCATGAGTGCAGCAGCCCCCGACAGAGTCCCTGACCTACCGAAGATGCAGCAGCCCCGCCCTGTGTAGCCCCCAAAGGTGAAGACGTGGGAGTGGTCGGCGGTGACCAGGATCAGCGTGTCCTGCTCGCTGGTGAGCTGGCCCGCCCTCTCAATGGCGGAGTCGAACATGACGGCCTCAGTGAGCGCCCAAAAAGCATTTCCTTCGTGGTGACCTTGGTCAATGCGGCCCCCTGCAGGACACAGGTGGAGGCTGACCCTTGACCCTGAGcctcccaccctcctctgctCTAGGGTGGGGGCCGCCCCTCACCCTCCACGAAGAGGTAGAAGCCACAGGGGTTCCGGCTCAGCAGGTGCAGTGCGGCCTCAGTCATCTCCATCAGGGAGGGGTCCCGCTCATGGTCTCTCTGGATCTCATATTTCATGTCTGAGGGCTCAAAGAGGCCTGAGGGACAAAGGCTGGGTGAGGGCCGGCAGGGGGCGCAGTGGGGGGGCGCGTCGGGGGTCTCAGGGGGTCCGGGGCCGTTACCCATGAGCTGGGTCACGCTGGGATCCTGAGTGGTCTGCAGGAGCTCTGTACGGTTCCACACGTACCGGGCCCCCTGGAGGGACACAGCCAGACCTCAGCCCAGGctgacccccagccccgccctcctcctgctgggccccgccccctggaGGGACACAGCCAGACCTCAGCCCAGGcctgaccccagccccgccctcctcctgctgggccccgcccccgccgcccctcaCCTGGTGCTTTGTCAGCCACTCCTCCACCAGGTTCCGCCCATCCAACCTGGTCCCGTTCTGGCTGGGGTCAGTTGGGTACTCAGGGTCTGGGGTCCCCTTGGGAAACATGTACTTGCGGCCCCCACCCAGGATCACCTGTGGCCAGCAACAGGGCAAGTTGTTGTCAGTGGGCTGGAAACGCCCCTCCCACCCTAACAACTCCTTCCCCCACCAGGTTTGGGAATGGGCCGCTCTAGGCTGGGTCTTCTACCCTAtccccccagctgccccacccaaAGGCCCTGGCAGGGCGGGGAGTTCAGGCTGCCTGGCCTGTGGCCCGTGggtgccccgcccctccccagccccgaggCGCACGTCGAtgtccatgttggagaccagctGTGAGGCGATGTCCTGGCAGCCCTCCTGCCGTGCCGAGGCAGGCATGTCGGCGTCTGAGTACCAGTTGCGGTTCACCGTGTGTGCGTAGGTGCCAGCTGGCGAGGCGTGTTGCACCCGCATGGTGGTCACCACCCCCACGGACTTCCCTGAGGGAGGCACAGGTCAGCGTGGGGCTCAGgtgtctcccctccccatcccacgCCGTGCGCCCAGCCCACCTGCCTTCTTGGCCCTGTACATCACCGAGAGCACCTCATTGCCCTGGGTTGTGTTGCACTGGTTGTAGCAGGCAGCCGCACTCAGGCCAATGGTCCTGTAATTGGCCTTGACCCCGCACAGGTaggctgtggctgtgccagcGCTGTCGGGCACCTGTCTGTCCACGTTGTATGtctgcagagacagagatggagacccCCCCATCTCTGCCTGAGACCTGTCCCCAGTGCCCCAgtccctccctggccccagcacccaggtccCGCCCTCTTGCCCGGCTCCCTGCCCAACCCTCAGCCCTGTCTTGTGTGGCACTCGGGCACCCCAGCCCTTACCTTGGACAGAGCCAGGTATGGGAAGTGGTCCATGGCCAGGGGCGTCTCGGGTCCCAGGTTGCCAGTCATCTGCCCTTTCAGGATCCTTGTGGCCGTCACCGTGGAAACCCCCATCCCTGGGTGAGCAGAGCCTCATCAGTGCCCGGGGCCATGGTGCCCGGGCTGGGAGGGCCGTGGGGTGCATGGGTGCTGCCTCTCACCGTCTCCCAGGAAGAGGATGAGGTTCTTGGCGGCCGTCTTGATGTGCTGCAGCTCCCTGGCGGCATCCAGGGCTTCCCTGCCCTTTTGATACCAGAACTCCGGGTCCGTCTCCTCCTCTGGAAGAGGCTGGCAGTTGGCTGTGTTGGGGCAGGCTGCTCGGGGCTCCTTACCCGGGATGACGCCCAGGGcaggctgaggcctggagcccagcagcagcagcagcggcagcaccGACAGCAGCCAGGCCCCCTGCATGTCTGGATGGCGGCAGGGTGTTCGGCCCAGGACGCAGGCTTCCCCCGACAGCACGTGCTGCCTGCCCTTAAATAAGGCAGGAGTGGGACTTTGTGCCAGGGTGTGAGGGACCCATGTCCTTCCCCGTGCCCCTGGcagacaccccaccccaccccacccctcccctttgATCGGTAGCCCTAGTCGTTGAGGGAACACAGGTTATTCTCACGTGCCGAGGCTGGGCTGTAGGAACACCCGGGAAGATGTTTGGTTGTTTCTGGTCGTGTGGGCGAGccgagcctgtgtgtgtgtgtgtgtgtgcaacccAGGgtaagtgtgcacacacacacacgcacacacacctgtGCTTAGCACACTACGAAGTTGGGgacagtcctgggccaggccaggagaggGTGGGGTCTATCGGACCAGCCTTGTGCAGAACTTGACCCCTGTTCCCTGACTCAGGCAGAGGAGCCCAGGGAGGGTCTGTGCGCTCACAGCCCTGATCCTGGCCCCAGTGCGGCCTGCGATAAGGAGCTCAGAGTCTCGGTGGCCTCAGGCTGCATTCAAAGTATCCCTCGTGTGTCCAGCGGAGGGACAGCAGGGGCAGAGCAGGAGGGGACACGCACACGTGTCAGAGCATGGACGCGTGGCCACAGGGACACTGCGCTCACCTGCAGGCCAGCatcgcccagccctgccccaggcccagcccaggtgaGCCTTGAGCCCACCATGCTAAGTGAGGCCAGCCAGTCACCCAGGACGAATCCTGATGGCTCCACCCACAGGGGGCCCAAGAGCACTGCCAGTGAAGGGAGTGGAgcgggcagccaggcctgggcgggGGATGGGCCGATGCAGTTCCTGGGCTGTGCCAGATGGAAAGTTCGGGTGTCTGCCCAACCGTGGCCATGAACTTAGCTCTTCTGAGCCACACCCTTGGATGTGTCAAGAGGGGTCCTTGTATGTTCTGTGTCTTTTCCCCGATTCAGGCTTGTTTCAAGGAAGAAATGCCTCCTCCAAGCCGTGCCCagcactgcccacccccagcagTTCCTCCCCCCTCAGGCCTCCGCACCTgagccccaggcagggccccTGACCCAGAGCCCCTCATGTCCGTCTGTGCCGCCTCACTCCCCGCCATGCCCACATGCCCTCCCCAGGCAGggcctcctgggtctccctgccCGTGCCCACCATGCTGCCTGCCGGTGACCTGCAGCTCTCGGGGGAGCCCCTCCtgtgggagcccctcccccactgttaTTCAGCCATgtccctgctgcctgtgctgtGCCAGGAACATTCTGACTAAAGGTCGGGGAGGCTGGCTGCTGGGCTGGCCCCTGCACTGCTCATGGGTCTTTGCGAGTCTAAAGGTTCCGGACTGCACGGCCCACGGTCGGTCGGAGGACAGCCCGGGCAGTCACCACTCCCTCCCCCGCCTTTCCCTTGGGCTGCCATTTCAGACTCGCCATTACCTCAGTGCCATCACGCACCTGTAACTTGTGTCCAGCTTCCCTCCAACACACACAAGCCCTGGAGCCTCACCAGGCGGGGCCGGTGGTTGGCTGCTCTGTGCGGCTGAGCGGATGTCCACGGGACCGGCCAGGGACCATGTGCCTGCCCTGCAGTAGCTCCGCCCGGTGGGTCTAGAAGGCTCGTGGGCTCTGATGAGCACAGCTGAAGATGACGTTCACACACAGctatcccctgtgggcactggtgtCACCCCAACCTGATGTACCCCGGAGTGTGCTTGCTGAGTGTCACGGTGGGGACCAAGACAGGGACAGAACCACGTGCAGAGTGGCTGTGCCGTCCTCCATGTCCACCGCAGCGTGGGAGTGACCCAGCTTCCCCTCCTGGCCTGCGCCTGGTGTTGTCACCTTGTCCGGTTGTAGCCACTCTGACCGCTTGTTGCCTGATGTCCCAGAATGCTCTTGTTCCAATGAGCTTATCTGAGTAGCAGCCTCCCTCTCACCTGGCGCTGGTGAGCTTTAGCACGCGCCCAGCAGGGCTGGAGACCCCCACACAGCTCGCGTCACCTGCAGGAGCACAGGAGGTTTCTCCACCTGCCTGCATGGGgccacctggccctggctgtcacCTCCAGGCCTGAGTCACCTGACCAGGATGTCATGTGGCCCCACCCCTTCCTGGGTGCTAGGCAGCAAGCTCTGGAGTGGGCCGGAGCTGAGGACCCCTCCTCCGTGTGGCTGGGAACTCCCACGGCCACCTGTGTGTCCTGTGGGGAGAGAGCCTGGGTCTGTGGACGTTCTCAGGGTGCCGGTGAGGGCACTGGTGACAGGGGACAGAGGCAGAACCCTCACCATTCTCTGTCAGCAGTGTGTGGCATCTGTCCCATCAGGTGATGGGGAccaggccccgccctccctgacacccatggTCCTACTGAGTCaccctgggaggggcagcccagcctcaggATCCCTCAAAGGAACTGAGAAAAGCTTGGGGGGGTGGTGGGTCCAGAATCAGGCGGACACTCCTGTGAGCGGAGTACATTAGGAC
Above is a window of Oryctolagus cuniculus chromosome 3, mOryCun1.1, whole genome shotgun sequence DNA encoding:
- the LOC138848914 gene encoding intestinal-type alkaline phosphatase-like; translation: MQGAWLLSVLPLLLLLGSRPQPALGVIPGKEPRAACPNTANCQPLPEEETDPEFWYQKGREALDAARELQHIKTAAKNLILFLGDGMGVSTVTATRILKGQMTGNLGPETPLAMDHFPYLALSKTYNVDRQVPDSAGTATAYLCGVKANYRTIGLSAAACYNQCNTTQGNEVLSVMYRAKKAGKSVGVVTTMRVQHASPAGTYAHTVNRNWYSDADMPASARQEGCQDIASQLVSNMDIDVILGGGRKYMFPKGTPDPEYPTDPSQNGTRLDGRNLVEEWLTKHQGARYVWNRTELLQTTQDPSVTQLMGLFEPSDMKYEIQRDHERDPSLMEMTEAALHLLSRNPCGFYLFVEGGRIDQGHHEGNAFWALTEAVMFDSAIERAGQLTSEQDTLILVTADHSHVFTFGGYTGRGCCIFGLAPDKAQDGKNYTSILYGNGPGYAISNGIRPDVTEDESKDPGYRQQAAVPLSSETHGGEDVAVFARGPQAHLVHGVQEQSYVAHVMAFAACLEPYTDCGLLPPDSSTNAECPESTTGPSLPLLDKTLLRSLGAVAAP